One Gemmatimonadota bacterium DNA window includes the following coding sequences:
- a CDS encoding ABC transporter ATP-binding protein, whose amino-acid sequence MAAVLEAQGLARSYGPIRAVDDISFSLGEGELLTLLGPNGAGKTTLLGMLGGALRPQAGEIRFRGEPRNLGETAWRREIGVLSHRTFLYGPLSARENLDFYGRLYGLPGLAERVDVRLEEVGLAPHRDRRVRDFSRGMRQRLALARTLLHDPSLVLLDEPFTGLDVHASALLREVLSRLKDGRRTVVLVTHSLSDGLALADRVAIQVEGRFAFLGARSEIPTGEEEAFYRGVVERGAGVG is encoded by the coding sequence TTGGCCGCCGTCCTGGAGGCGCAGGGGCTGGCGCGATCCTACGGCCCGATACGCGCCGTGGACGACATCTCCTTCTCGTTGGGGGAAGGGGAGCTCCTCACACTTCTCGGTCCGAACGGGGCGGGAAAAACGACCCTGCTCGGCATGCTCGGCGGTGCGCTCCGGCCCCAAGCCGGGGAGATCAGATTCCGGGGGGAGCCGCGGAATTTGGGAGAGACCGCTTGGCGCCGGGAGATCGGGGTCCTCTCTCACCGCACCTTCCTCTACGGCCCCCTGAGCGCACGGGAGAATCTCGACTTTTACGGGCGGCTGTACGGTCTCCCGGGGCTTGCCGAGAGGGTGGACGTACGGCTTGAGGAAGTCGGGCTCGCGCCGCACCGGGACCGGAGGGTTCGAGACTTCTCCCGCGGCATGCGTCAACGCCTTGCTCTGGCGCGCACGCTCCTCCACGATCCATCTCTCGTCCTCCTCGACGAGCCCTTCACCGGGCTCGACGTGCATGCGTCGGCGCTCCTTCGGGAGGTCCTCAGCCGGCTGAAGGACGGACGGCGCACCGTGGTGCTCGTGACCCACTCACTCTCGGATGGCCTCGCACTCGCGGACCGGGTGGCGATTCAGGTGGAGGGGCGCTTCGCCTTCCTCGGCGCCCGTTCGGAGATCCCCACCGGAGAGGAGGAAGCGTTTTACCGCGGAGTCGTCGAGCGGGGGGCGGGAGTCGGGTGA
- a CDS encoding heme exporter protein CcmB produces the protein MSHYLRQVWAIAAKDLRVELRTRERFASMGAFVVLTAVLFDFGIDRTQFDPREIAAVLIWLIVILAGLLGLGRTFELEKEDGGLEGLLVAPVPRDAIYLGKVVANAVLLSVTLALTVATIALLFRVDFTQSPGALALVLGLGLLGFTALGTLFGGITAGTRMGSTLLPVLIFPLLAPLVIFGADATATLLAGFPSSEVNGNLRMISAYALVSLTAGVGLFRYVVED, from the coding sequence GTGAGCCACTACCTCCGACAGGTCTGGGCCATCGCGGCCAAGGATCTGAGGGTCGAGCTTCGGACCCGCGAGCGCTTCGCTTCGATGGGCGCGTTCGTCGTCCTGACCGCCGTACTCTTCGACTTTGGCATCGACCGAACGCAGTTCGACCCTCGTGAGATCGCGGCGGTCCTCATCTGGTTGATCGTGATCCTCGCCGGCCTGCTGGGCCTGGGGAGGACCTTCGAGCTGGAGAAGGAAGACGGAGGGCTGGAGGGCCTTCTCGTCGCTCCCGTGCCTCGGGATGCCATTTACCTGGGGAAGGTGGTCGCGAACGCGGTTCTTCTGAGCGTGACTCTGGCGCTGACGGTAGCCACGATCGCGCTCCTCTTCCGCGTGGACTTCACGCAGAGTCCCGGGGCCCTCGCGCTCGTGCTAGGACTGGGGCTCCTGGGCTTCACGGCGTTGGGCACGCTCTTCGGTGGGATCACCGCCGGCACACGCATGGGGAGCACCCTCCTTCCCGTCCTCATCTTCCCCCTCCTGGCACCCCTGGTGATCTTCGGCGCCGACGCTACGGCGACCCTCCTCGCGGGCTTTCCCTCGAGCGAGGTGAATGGCAACTTACGAATGATCTCGGCCTATGCCCTTGTGTCGCTGACGGCGGGCGTCGGCCTTTTTCGCTACGTCGTGGAGGATTGA
- a CDS encoding cytochrome c biogenesis protein, giving the protein MSLQKTRIAALTFGALGVALTLLFHWLVFFWVPDVLGFRIAQRIYYIHVPAAWVAFLAFGMVAVCSVVYLWLREEKADQLAHAAAEGGLVFTTIVLTTGPLWARLQWGVWWTPDPRLTLTALLWFVYLGYHLARGATENPELGKKFAAVVGIVGAALIPLIHVSVLWWGGTHPEPVVLNAAGSFADPEIETVLFTAFAAWIFLFLSLVLLRYTAAQLEERVARASPSVLVSEGESRA; this is encoded by the coding sequence ATGTCGCTCCAAAAGACCCGGATCGCGGCACTGACGTTCGGGGCGCTGGGCGTCGCTCTGACGCTTCTCTTCCACTGGCTCGTCTTTTTCTGGGTTCCCGACGTGCTCGGGTTCCGGATCGCCCAGCGGATCTACTACATCCACGTTCCCGCCGCCTGGGTCGCGTTCCTCGCCTTCGGCATGGTTGCGGTCTGCAGCGTCGTGTACCTCTGGCTGCGCGAAGAGAAGGCGGATCAGCTCGCGCACGCGGCGGCGGAGGGCGGCCTCGTGTTCACCACGATCGTGCTCACGACGGGGCCTCTCTGGGCGAGGCTGCAATGGGGCGTGTGGTGGACCCCGGACCCCAGGCTGACGCTGACCGCACTCTTGTGGTTCGTGTACCTCGGGTATCACCTCGCCAGGGGAGCGACGGAGAACCCGGAGCTCGGAAAAAAATTCGCGGCAGTCGTCGGAATCGTTGGCGCGGCGCTCATTCCGCTCATCCACGTCAGCGTTCTCTGGTGGGGAGGGACGCACCCCGAGCCCGTCGTCTTAAATGCCGCGGGCTCCTTCGCCGATCCGGAGATCGAGACGGTGCTCTTCACAGCGTTCGCGGCATGGATCTTCTTATTTCTTTCACTCGTGTTGCTGAGGTATACCGCGGCGCAGCTGGAAGAGCGAGTCGCCCGCGCCTCCCCCTCGGTCCTGGTTTCGGAAGGAGAATCGAGAGCATGA
- a CDS encoding CcmD family protein: MKLRSIVVRWGGALVVLLAALTVAFAQPAAAQSAVQPVPQMEDFWHIFIAYAIAWILLFGWLLSILKRIRRVEERLKP, from the coding sequence ATGAAGCTTCGTTCGATCGTTGTGAGGTGGGGTGGCGCCCTCGTCGTCCTTCTGGCCGCGCTGACGGTCGCCTTCGCCCAGCCTGCGGCCGCTCAGTCCGCGGTGCAGCCCGTGCCGCAGATGGAAGACTTCTGGCACATCTTCATCGCGTACGCGATCGCCTGGATTCTGCTCTTCGGCTGGCTCCTCTCGATCCTGAAGCGGATCCGCCGCGTCGAGGAGCGACTCAAGCCCTGA
- a CDS encoding TIGR04282 family arsenosugar biosynthesis glycosyltransferase — MRPSTARRILLVFAKAPEPGRVKTRLARTLGEEEAARIYRALGSRVVDGVRGGPYRTVIYHDPPGARDLFAEWFGGEGLEFEAQPEGDLGSRLAEGFRWGFLEGDLVCAIGTDAPGVDRDRVEEAFGALSSEIGPALALGPATDGGYYLVALNRRIPEIFSGIPWSTSGVLKASLARAAALGVRTTLLPPLADVDRPEDVPEEFRHPSPH, encoded by the coding sequence ATGAGACCCTCCACGGCACGGCGCATTCTCCTCGTCTTTGCGAAGGCGCCCGAACCGGGCCGCGTGAAGACTCGCCTCGCCCGCACCTTGGGAGAGGAAGAGGCCGCGAGAATCTATCGCGCCCTCGGGAGCCGGGTCGTGGACGGGGTTCGGGGAGGGCCGTATCGAACCGTCATTTATCACGATCCTCCGGGGGCTCGCGACCTGTTCGCGGAATGGTTTGGAGGGGAGGGGCTCGAGTTCGAGGCGCAGCCCGAAGGAGACCTGGGAAGTCGCCTCGCCGAAGGATTTCGGTGGGGCTTCCTCGAGGGAGACCTCGTCTGCGCCATCGGCACCGACGCTCCCGGAGTGGACCGCGACCGGGTCGAAGAGGCCTTCGGGGCCCTGTCGTCGGAGATCGGCCCGGCCCTGGCTCTTGGACCCGCCACGGACGGCGGGTACTATCTCGTCGCCCTGAATCGCCGGATCCCCGAGATCTTCTCGGGGATCCCCTGGAGCACGAGCGGGGTCTTGAAGGCGAGCCTCGCGCGCGCGGCGGCGTTGGGGGTCCGGACGACGCTCCTCCCGCCGCTCGCGGACGTGGACCGCCCCGAGGACGTACCGGAAGAGTTCAGACACCCTTCGCCACACTGA
- a CDS encoding TIGR04283 family arsenosugar biosynthesis glycosyltransferase: MIGPDRASPAPLGVVIPTLDEEEDLPLLLADLRALRLPTEIVIADGGSRDATLVIVERWELRIVQTLAGRARQMNAGALRLSTPWLLFLHADSRLPPSTIDALEAWLAKAPKDGAAYFGFRFAAKGPWWRIIEWGQRIRERLTGLAYGDQGLLLSRARYDALGGIPDLPLMEDVEAVRRLRRTGGIARINAPILTSPRRYREEGPFLGWIRNAALISLYAVGLPPRFLARWYRPRRWVEGAKVAAGPTS; the protein is encoded by the coding sequence GTGATCGGCCCGGACCGCGCTTCGCCCGCACCGCTCGGCGTCGTGATTCCCACGCTCGACGAGGAGGAGGACCTCCCGCTCCTCCTCGCCGACCTGAGAGCGCTCCGGTTGCCGACCGAGATCGTCATCGCGGACGGTGGGTCCCGGGACGCCACGCTCGTGATCGTCGAGCGATGGGAGCTCCGGATCGTGCAAACCTTGGCGGGAAGAGCGCGCCAGATGAACGCGGGGGCGCTCCGCCTCTCCACCCCCTGGCTCCTCTTTCTTCACGCGGATTCGCGGCTTCCCCCCTCCACGATCGACGCGTTGGAAGCCTGGCTGGCGAAGGCGCCGAAGGACGGCGCCGCTTACTTCGGATTTCGCTTTGCCGCCAAGGGACCCTGGTGGCGAATCATCGAGTGGGGACAGAGGATTCGTGAGCGCCTCACCGGACTTGCCTACGGAGACCAGGGGCTCCTTCTTTCGCGCGCACGCTACGACGCGCTCGGCGGAATCCCCGACCTCCCCCTCATGGAGGACGTAGAGGCGGTGCGTCGCCTTCGGAGGACGGGAGGCATTGCCCGCATCAATGCCCCGATCCTGACGAGCCCACGCAGGTATCGCGAGGAAGGTCCCTTCCTCGGATGGATCCGCAACGCGGCACTCATCTCCCTCTACGCCGTGGGACTGCCACCCCGGTTCCTCGCCCGCTGGTACCGCCCTCGCAGGTGGGTCGAAGGCGCCAAGGTCGCCGCGGGCCCGACTTCCTGA
- a CDS encoding DUF547 domain-containing protein, which yields MKFPHLAPAIFAAGTLWTVAPSAPVHAQELPDHTPFTRVLEQVVVGQHVDYQKLAGLRRDLDRYIVSLGNTPAAALESAPTHDRLAFWINAYNACMLKIVLDHYPIRRGGAGIFAAIRNWFAGYPANSVWQIADVFGRKHCPVAGAPRSQDEIEHEIIRPAFQDPRIHFAVNCAARSCPILWPEAYEGARLDAQLERSVRALVTNPEHFRIEPGPPATLHLNKVLDWYQDDFGGLVGVKAFLADYVGEADRVRLLRSDTSVSFFEYDWTLNDVAR from the coding sequence ATGAAGTTCCCCCACCTCGCCCCCGCGATTTTCGCCGCCGGAACTCTCTGGACGGTCGCCCCCTCCGCTCCCGTCCACGCCCAGGAGCTTCCCGACCACACCCCCTTTACCCGGGTCCTCGAACAGGTCGTGGTGGGTCAGCACGTGGACTATCAGAAGCTCGCCGGACTCCGACGCGACCTGGACCGGTACATCGTCTCGCTCGGAAACACGCCGGCTGCGGCCCTCGAAAGCGCACCCACGCACGATCGTCTCGCTTTCTGGATCAACGCGTACAACGCTTGCATGCTGAAGATCGTCCTCGATCACTATCCGATTCGCAGGGGAGGCGCCGGAATCTTCGCCGCGATCCGCAACTGGTTTGCAGGGTACCCGGCCAACTCGGTCTGGCAGATCGCGGACGTGTTCGGGCGAAAGCACTGTCCCGTCGCGGGGGCCCCGCGTTCGCAGGACGAGATCGAACACGAGATCATCCGGCCGGCCTTCCAGGACCCTCGCATCCATTTCGCGGTGAATTGCGCGGCGCGGAGCTGTCCCATTCTCTGGCCGGAGGCGTACGAGGGCGCACGGCTCGACGCCCAGCTCGAGCGATCCGTCCGCGCCCTCGTGACCAACCCCGAGCACTTTCGCATCGAGCCCGGACCGCCGGCGACTCTCCACCTGAACAAGGTCCTCGATTGGTACCAGGACGACTTTGGCGGCCTCGTCGGCGTGAAGGCCTTCTTGGCCGATTACGTCGGTGAAGCGGATCGCGTGCGCCTCCTCCGGAGCGATACTTCCGTGAGCTTCTTCGAGTACGACTGGACCCTGAACGACGTCGCTCGGTGA
- the recA gene encoding recombinase RecA, protein MPTVELSEQKKKDLATALSQIERAYGKGAIMRMVDGARLQIEAISTGAVNLDAAIGIGGIPRGRMSEVYGPESSGKTTLCLHVIANAQRAGGVAAFVDAEHALDIQYAKKLGVDVDNLLVSQPDTGEQALEIAEVLIRSNAVDVVVIDSVAALVPRAEIEGEMGDTHVGLQARLMSQALRKLTGAVNRSHTAVVFTNQIREKVGVMFGNPETTSGGRALKFYASLRLDIRRIGAIKDGQDIVGNRTRVKVVKNKCAPPFKQAEFDIMYNEGISHTSLLIDLGSELDLVQKSGAWYSYGELRLGQGKENARQFLIENPDVAGELDRKLREALELPGALKGNGGTGGGDDGLEDGAGG, encoded by the coding sequence ATGCCGACGGTGGAGCTGAGCGAGCAGAAAAAGAAGGACTTGGCCACGGCGCTAAGCCAGATCGAACGCGCCTATGGGAAAGGCGCGATCATGCGGATGGTGGACGGGGCCCGCCTTCAGATCGAGGCGATTTCCACGGGTGCGGTGAATCTCGATGCCGCGATCGGGATCGGCGGGATTCCGAGGGGCCGCATGTCGGAGGTCTATGGACCGGAGTCGTCAGGGAAGACGACGCTCTGCCTCCATGTCATCGCGAACGCCCAGCGCGCGGGCGGTGTCGCCGCCTTCGTGGACGCGGAGCACGCGCTCGACATCCAATATGCGAAGAAGTTGGGTGTGGACGTGGACAATCTTCTCGTTTCCCAACCGGACACGGGGGAGCAGGCGCTCGAGATAGCAGAGGTGCTGATCCGGTCGAACGCGGTGGACGTGGTGGTCATCGACTCGGTGGCGGCGCTCGTGCCGAGGGCGGAGATCGAGGGGGAGATGGGAGACACCCATGTCGGGCTCCAGGCGCGGCTCATGAGCCAGGCGCTCCGAAAGCTGACCGGCGCCGTGAACCGCTCCCATACGGCGGTTGTCTTCACGAATCAGATCCGCGAGAAGGTGGGCGTCATGTTCGGGAATCCGGAGACGACCTCCGGAGGGCGGGCGCTCAAATTCTACGCTTCGCTCCGCCTCGACATTCGCCGGATAGGCGCGATCAAGGACGGGCAGGATATCGTGGGGAACCGGACCCGGGTGAAGGTCGTCAAGAACAAGTGCGCGCCCCCCTTCAAGCAGGCCGAGTTCGACATCATGTACAACGAGGGGATCTCACACACGAGTCTTCTCATCGACCTTGGTTCCGAGCTGGATCTCGTCCAGAAGTCGGGAGCCTGGTACTCCTACGGGGAATTGCGATTGGGACAGGGGAAGGAAAACGCGCGCCAGTTCCTCATCGAGAATCCGGACGTCGCCGGCGAGCTCGACCGGAAGCTTCGCGAGGCCCTCGAGCTCCCGGGTGCGCTCAAGGGGAACGGGGGAACCGGCGGCGGGGATGACGGTCTGGAGGACGGCGCAGGGGGGTGA